The following proteins are encoded in a genomic region of Pyxicephalus adspersus chromosome 9, UCB_Pads_2.0, whole genome shotgun sequence:
- the C9H16orf78 gene encoding uncharacterized protein C16orf78 homolog isoform X2, whose product MNSVNDDFPKKEEKPSSVTVLHDQYDKTHSTRTSSTASGILCHASLSQFFSFFQKPVKRASNIESKKNKDYTPFSNIDSSVAINKHRPPALRRFISSILRRNSFSEASSSRRLNQQLSSISALRKYTFSTDSVSPDEILRNAATHKTLSELYLKACEEAENCERSTSSPCIKPDEALRCRYLRLSEKKIAELLQSCRNSGIYVDIHPHMKESDIDINTVMSSENRNTMSL is encoded by the exons ATGAATTCTGTGAATGACgactttccaaaaaaagaagag AAGCCAAGCAGTGTTACTGTATTACATGACCAATATGACAAAACACACTCCACAAGAACTTCATCTACAGCATCTGGTATTCTGTGTCATGCTAGTTTGTCTCAGTTCTTCAGTTTCTTTCAGAAGCCAGTGAAACGGGCAAGCAACATAG agagcaagaaaaataaagattacacCCCTTTCAGTAATATTGACTCTTCTGTGGCTATAAACAAACATAGACCACCTGCTCTACGGAGATTTATAAGTTCCATTTTACGTAGGAACTCATTTTCAGAAGCCAGTTCCTCCCGAAGGCTAAACCAACAGTTAAGCTCTATCTCAGCTTtgagaaaatatacattttccacaGACAGTGTTTCCCCCGATGAAATATTGAGAAATGCAGCCACACACAAAACTTTAAGTGAGCTTTACTTAAAAGCTTGTGAAGAAGCAGAGAATTGTGAAAGGTCCACAAGTTCACCATGTATAAAACCAGACGAAGCACTCAGATGCAG GTATCTACgtttgtcagaaaaaaagataGCCGAATTGTTGCAAAGTTGTAGGAACTCAGGAATTTATGTTGACATCCACCCACATATGAAAGAATCTGACATTGACATTAACACAGTGATGTCTTCAGAAAACAGAAACACAATGTCATTGTAG
- the C9H16orf78 gene encoding uncharacterized protein C16orf78 homolog isoform X1: protein MNSVNDDFPKKEEVRIKQSFVKLDKRSTLAMCTNIYKKPSSVTVLHDQYDKTHSTRTSSTASGILCHASLSQFFSFFQKPVKRASNIESKKNKDYTPFSNIDSSVAINKHRPPALRRFISSILRRNSFSEASSSRRLNQQLSSISALRKYTFSTDSVSPDEILRNAATHKTLSELYLKACEEAENCERSTSSPCIKPDEALRCRYLRLSEKKIAELLQSCRNSGIYVDIHPHMKESDIDINTVMSSENRNTMSL, encoded by the exons ATGAATTCTGTGAATGACgactttccaaaaaaagaagaggtgagAATAAAACAAAGCTTCGTAAAACTGGATAAACGTTCAACTTTAGCAATGTGCACCAATATTTACAAG AAGCCAAGCAGTGTTACTGTATTACATGACCAATATGACAAAACACACTCCACAAGAACTTCATCTACAGCATCTGGTATTCTGTGTCATGCTAGTTTGTCTCAGTTCTTCAGTTTCTTTCAGAAGCCAGTGAAACGGGCAAGCAACATAG agagcaagaaaaataaagattacacCCCTTTCAGTAATATTGACTCTTCTGTGGCTATAAACAAACATAGACCACCTGCTCTACGGAGATTTATAAGTTCCATTTTACGTAGGAACTCATTTTCAGAAGCCAGTTCCTCCCGAAGGCTAAACCAACAGTTAAGCTCTATCTCAGCTTtgagaaaatatacattttccacaGACAGTGTTTCCCCCGATGAAATATTGAGAAATGCAGCCACACACAAAACTTTAAGTGAGCTTTACTTAAAAGCTTGTGAAGAAGCAGAGAATTGTGAAAGGTCCACAAGTTCACCATGTATAAAACCAGACGAAGCACTCAGATGCAG GTATCTACgtttgtcagaaaaaaagataGCCGAATTGTTGCAAAGTTGTAGGAACTCAGGAATTTATGTTGACATCCACCCACATATGAAAGAATCTGACATTGACATTAACACAGTGATGTCTTCAGAAAACAGAAACACAATGTCATTGTAG